A genomic window from Brevibacillus agri includes:
- a CDS encoding sugar phosphate isomerase/epimerase family protein, translating into MFFQKGINAWCFPKETGAEDIFRQAKAYGYAGVELNLDEGDACLHLEMTEEELRLLAQKAREHGLELPSVSTALLWKYPLTHNDEAVREKGIRVVEKMIEAASIFGARTVLVVPGLVTAEVSYDKAYERAREALVRLAQTAAAKQVHIGIENVWNKFLLSPLEMAGLIDEVNSPWVGAYFDVGNVLQFGFPEQWIRILGKRIRAIHVKDFKTSTGNITGFVPLLAGDIPWDRVVEALREVEYSGYVIPEISPFAHKPKLLLAQCSQALDAIFQ; encoded by the coding sequence ATGTTTTTTCAAAAAGGAATCAACGCCTGGTGCTTCCCGAAGGAAACCGGAGCAGAGGACATTTTCCGGCAGGCAAAAGCGTACGGGTACGCGGGCGTCGAGCTGAATCTCGACGAAGGGGACGCTTGCTTGCATCTGGAGATGACGGAGGAAGAGTTACGGCTGCTCGCGCAAAAGGCCCGCGAGCATGGGCTGGAACTGCCGAGCGTCTCGACGGCGCTTTTGTGGAAGTACCCGCTTACGCACAATGACGAAGCAGTTCGCGAAAAAGGCATTCGGGTCGTCGAGAAAATGATCGAGGCGGCGAGCATTTTTGGCGCCCGGACGGTGCTCGTGGTGCCTGGACTGGTGACGGCGGAGGTTTCGTACGACAAGGCGTATGAGCGCGCACGCGAGGCGCTCGTGCGGCTGGCGCAAACGGCAGCGGCCAAGCAGGTGCACATCGGCATCGAAAACGTCTGGAACAAGTTCCTGCTCAGTCCGCTGGAAATGGCCGGACTGATCGACGAAGTGAATAGCCCGTGGGTAGGCGCTTATTTCGATGTCGGCAACGTGCTGCAGTTCGGGTTTCCCGAGCAGTGGATCCGGATTTTGGGGAAAAGAATCCGCGCCATTCACGTCAAAGATTTCAAGACGTCGACGGGCAACATTACCGGATTCGTGCCGCTTTTGGCTGGCGACATCCCGTGGGATCGCGTGGTGGAGGCGCTGCGCGAGGTGGAGTACAGCGGCTATGTCATCCCGGAAATCTCGCCGTTTGCCCACAAGCCAAAGCTGCTGCTCGCGCAGTGCTCCCAGGCGCTTGACGCCATTTTTCAATAG
- a CDS encoding ROK family protein has product MTQDKPYAIGIDLGGTKIIAAIVDQNGCILSQANAPTQKEDEADAVILRIGDLVQSVLADSGVGLAQIRGIGIATAGIIDTHRHMVIFASNLNWSDVAIGDRLHERFGVPVQLINDANAAAVAEWAFGSASGTDDLIYVTVSTGVGAGIISGGRLITGIGDSAGEFGHISLDPEGPLCACGNRGCLENYVSGLALAKMAQEQLQSGTASSLRTCTTGELSRITAKEIGEQAQSGDALSIDLLRQAGYYLGVGLTNLIHLFNPQVIVFGGGVMNNGQILLEEAQRVIRQRCISRMASQATIQLSTMGAEAGVLGAAGMYFPAARKKVAV; this is encoded by the coding sequence ATGACCCAAGACAAACCATATGCCATCGGAATTGATCTGGGAGGCACGAAAATCATCGCTGCTATCGTCGACCAGAATGGCTGCATCCTGAGCCAAGCGAATGCGCCGACGCAAAAGGAGGACGAGGCTGATGCTGTCATTTTGCGAATTGGCGATCTGGTGCAGTCCGTGCTTGCGGACAGCGGTGTCGGCCTCGCGCAAATACGCGGAATCGGAATCGCTACTGCCGGAATTATTGATACGCATCGGCACATGGTCATCTTTGCGAGCAATCTGAACTGGAGCGACGTGGCAATCGGCGACAGGCTGCACGAACGGTTTGGCGTTCCGGTGCAGCTCATCAACGACGCCAATGCGGCAGCGGTGGCGGAATGGGCTTTTGGCAGCGCCAGTGGCACGGATGATCTCATTTACGTGACGGTCAGCACGGGCGTGGGAGCCGGCATCATCAGCGGCGGCCGCCTGATTACCGGAATCGGCGACAGCGCGGGAGAGTTCGGGCACATATCGCTTGACCCGGAAGGACCGCTCTGCGCCTGCGGGAACAGAGGCTGCCTGGAAAACTACGTCTCCGGGCTTGCGCTCGCCAAAATGGCGCAGGAGCAGTTGCAATCCGGTACGGCCAGCTCCTTGCGCACTTGCACCACGGGCGAGCTCAGCCGCATTACGGCCAAGGAGATCGGCGAGCAGGCACAGAGCGGGGATGCGCTCAGCATCGACTTGCTGCGGCAGGCTGGCTACTACCTCGGCGTCGGCCTGACCAACTTGATCCACCTGTTCAATCCGCAGGTGATCGTGTTCGGCGGCGGAGTCATGAACAACGGACAGATCCTGCTCGAAGAAGCGCAGCGGGTAATCCGCCAGCGCTGCATCTCGCGCATGGCGAGCCAGGCGACGATTCAGTTGAGCACGATGGGAGCGGAAGCGGGCGTGCTGGGAGCAGCGGGGATGTATTTTCCGGCCGCGCGCAAAAAAGTGGCCGTCTAA
- a CDS encoding M20 metallopeptidase family protein: MQDKLFARLQEIYPELVSFRRDLHMYPELSFKEENTAKKVADKLASFGIEVKTGVGGMGVVGYLKGGKPGKTVALRADFDALPIQDEKDVEYKSRIPGVMHACGHDIHTAGLLGVAQVLSEYRDEIPGTVVFLHQFAEELPPGGAKAMVEAGCLEGVDVVFGAHVASDLPVGKVGIATGYVTAAADSFEIILYGKGGHGASPHNSIDPIVLGSQIVMNLQQIASRQIDPLKQVVLSVCSFLGGGEAYNVIPDQVRLKGTVRTYDEEVRVAVEHSMRRIVEASCQAVGATCEITYERGYPATWNDEVETTHVEAEAKRLFGDENVIKMPPIMGGEDFAYFAQERPATFFMTGGRNPEIKATYPHHHPKFDVDERSMLQTGQLFIGALLAYQARQQG; this comes from the coding sequence ATGCAAGACAAATTGTTTGCCCGTTTACAGGAAATTTACCCCGAGCTTGTGTCATTCAGACGCGATCTGCATATGTACCCCGAGCTTTCCTTCAAAGAGGAGAATACGGCCAAAAAGGTAGCGGACAAGCTGGCTTCCTTTGGCATTGAAGTCAAAACAGGTGTCGGCGGCATGGGCGTCGTCGGCTATCTCAAGGGCGGCAAACCGGGAAAAACAGTCGCCCTGCGCGCCGACTTTGACGCCCTGCCGATTCAGGATGAAAAAGACGTCGAGTACAAATCGCGCATTCCAGGCGTGATGCACGCGTGTGGGCACGACATTCATACAGCAGGGCTTTTGGGTGTCGCGCAAGTGTTGAGCGAATATCGTGACGAAATTCCAGGAACGGTCGTGTTCCTGCATCAATTTGCCGAAGAGCTGCCGCCGGGCGGCGCCAAGGCCATGGTCGAAGCAGGCTGCCTGGAAGGCGTCGACGTAGTGTTCGGCGCGCACGTAGCCTCTGACCTGCCAGTCGGCAAGGTCGGGATTGCGACGGGCTATGTAACGGCGGCGGCGGACAGCTTCGAAATCATTTTGTACGGAAAAGGCGGCCACGGCGCTTCCCCGCACAACTCGATCGACCCGATCGTGCTCGGCAGCCAGATCGTGATGAACTTGCAACAAATAGCAAGCCGTCAGATTGATCCGCTCAAGCAGGTCGTTCTGTCCGTCTGCTCGTTCCTCGGAGGCGGCGAAGCCTACAACGTCATCCCCGACCAAGTGCGCCTCAAAGGAACCGTGCGCACGTATGACGAGGAAGTGCGCGTCGCAGTCGAGCATTCCATGCGCCGCATCGTAGAGGCGAGCTGCCAGGCTGTCGGCGCGACGTGCGAAATCACGTACGAGCGCGGCTACCCTGCCACCTGGAACGACGAAGTGGAAACGACGCATGTCGAGGCAGAAGCCAAGCGTCTCTTCGGCGACGAGAACGTCATCAAGATGCCGCCGATCATGGGCGGAGAAGACTTTGCCTACTTCGCGCAGGAGCGGCCAGCCACTTTCTTCATGACAGGCGGCCGCAACCCGGAGATCAAGGCGACCTATCCGCACCACCACCCGAAATTCGATGTGGATGAGCGCTCCATGCTCCAGACCGGACAGTTGTTCATCGGAGCCTTGCTCGCCTACCAGGCGCGTCAGCAAGGCTAA
- a CDS encoding Gfo/Idh/MocA family protein: protein MSIQIGMIGVGGIGQHHLKGLLADERVRVTAVCDVNKEAAASTAEQIGAAGYTSWRELLAHEQLDALFVCVPPFAHEEIEEQAAARGIHLFVEKPIGLDLETVKRKQAAIEKAGIISATGYCLRYLDIVQQARDYLADKQIALVRGHYLTKFVETPWWRQMGKSGGQLVEQATHTLDMMRFLAGDVEKVYAQMALMASQDIDGIDIPDVSAVSLSFATGAIGQLDTCFIQADHRTGVEILGKHFRVQIDGRKLTITDEAGTRTTEATVDMYRKQDRAFVTAIETGDASLVLSPYASAKKTLAVTLAANQSAKSGTPVTISHDE from the coding sequence GTGAGCATACAGATCGGAATGATTGGCGTTGGCGGGATTGGACAGCATCACCTGAAAGGCTTGCTCGCTGACGAACGGGTGAGAGTCACAGCCGTCTGCGACGTGAACAAGGAAGCGGCGGCGTCTACGGCAGAGCAGATCGGGGCTGCGGGCTACACGTCCTGGCGGGAGCTGCTCGCGCATGAACAGCTCGATGCGCTGTTTGTCTGCGTTCCGCCTTTTGCCCATGAAGAAATCGAGGAGCAGGCTGCGGCCAGAGGCATTCACCTGTTCGTGGAAAAGCCGATCGGACTGGATCTGGAGACAGTCAAGAGGAAGCAGGCGGCGATCGAGAAAGCAGGAATTATCAGCGCGACAGGCTATTGCCTGCGCTATCTGGACATCGTGCAGCAGGCCCGCGACTATTTGGCTGACAAGCAAATCGCGCTGGTGCGCGGCCATTATTTGACCAAATTTGTGGAGACGCCGTGGTGGCGACAGATGGGCAAATCCGGGGGCCAGCTTGTTGAGCAGGCGACGCATACGCTCGACATGATGCGCTTTTTGGCCGGGGACGTGGAAAAAGTGTACGCCCAGATGGCGCTTATGGCCTCGCAAGACATCGACGGCATCGACATTCCCGATGTATCGGCGGTCAGCCTGTCGTTTGCAACAGGGGCGATCGGGCAGCTCGATACGTGCTTCATCCAGGCCGATCACCGCACAGGGGTGGAAATTCTCGGGAAGCATTTCCGCGTCCAGATCGACGGCCGAAAGCTGACGATCACGGACGAGGCGGGAACGCGCACGACAGAAGCAACGGTGGACATGTACAGGAAGCAAGACCGGGCGTTTGTCACGGCAATCGAAACAGGGGATGCGAGCCTGGTCCTGTCACCGTATGCCTCGGCGAAAAAGACGCTGGCGGTTACGTTGGCGGCCAATCAGTCTGCGAAGTCAGGCACACCTGTCACGATTTCGCACGATGAATAA
- a CDS encoding Gfo/Idh/MocA family protein, protein MHHVLVIGAGTMGTVHARSYAAMENVELVGIVDIRAERGRELAAETKTEWFASYEEAMEKLARVDIIDVCLPTYLHKTYVQKAADAGKHIICEKPLARNKEEAESIVDYCREKNVKLFVGHVLRFFPEYEKSRQLVQDGAIGNVGVARTFRGGIFPTAWNDWYADYKNSGGLVLDMIIHDFDFLRWCFGDVERVYAKSLLGRGFARMDYALVTLRFQNGMIAHVEGSWAHEGFSMKMELAGSEGIIQYDSAKEKPLIAVNRAKQAGMSGVAVPESPLRENPYFRELKHFIDCIENDREPRVTVEDAVKAVEIARAALESIETGKPVTLV, encoded by the coding sequence ATGCATCATGTTCTGGTAATCGGAGCAGGTACGATGGGAACTGTTCACGCACGCTCTTACGCTGCTATGGAAAACGTTGAGCTGGTCGGCATTGTCGACATTCGTGCAGAACGCGGTCGCGAGCTGGCGGCCGAGACGAAGACAGAGTGGTTCGCAAGCTATGAGGAAGCGATGGAAAAGCTCGCGCGGGTAGACATCATTGACGTGTGCCTGCCGACCTACCTGCACAAGACGTACGTGCAAAAAGCAGCCGACGCCGGCAAGCACATCATCTGCGAAAAGCCGCTGGCGCGCAACAAGGAAGAAGCAGAGTCCATCGTAGACTACTGCCGCGAGAAAAACGTCAAGCTGTTCGTCGGCCACGTCCTGCGCTTTTTCCCCGAGTACGAGAAGTCCCGTCAACTGGTGCAGGACGGCGCGATTGGCAATGTCGGCGTGGCGCGGACGTTCCGGGGCGGGATTTTTCCGACCGCGTGGAACGACTGGTATGCCGACTACAAAAACAGCGGCGGCCTCGTGCTGGACATGATTATTCACGACTTTGACTTTTTGCGCTGGTGCTTCGGCGACGTGGAGCGCGTCTATGCGAAAAGCTTGCTCGGGCGCGGATTCGCGCGGATGGATTACGCGCTGGTGACGCTGCGGTTTCAAAACGGGATGATCGCGCACGTGGAAGGCTCGTGGGCGCATGAAGGCTTCTCGATGAAAATGGAGCTGGCTGGCAGCGAAGGCATCATTCAGTACGACAGCGCGAAGGAAAAGCCGCTGATCGCGGTCAACCGCGCGAAGCAGGCGGGCATGAGCGGAGTGGCGGTGCCGGAGAGTCCGTTGCGGGAAAATCCGTATTTCCGCGAGTTGAAGCACTTCATCGACTGCATCGAAAACGACCGCGAGCCGCGCGTGACGGTCGAGGATGCCGTGAAGGCAGTGGAAATCGCGCGAGCCGCGCTTGAGTCAATCGAAACGGGCAAGCCCGTAACGCTAGTGTAG
- a CDS encoding carbohydrate ABC transporter permease, whose amino-acid sequence MSVRTGRNRAAKNVLIHLVLIAGALVMVAPFVWMVLTSLKTLGESTQVPPVIWPTALQWENYTHIFEMLPFYDFYWNTILTTVVKVVGQVFLCSLAAYAFARIEFPGRNALFIVFLSVLMVPGQVFLLPQFLIMKELGWLNTLTALIVPGLFSAFGTFLLRQFFMSLPKELEEAAKLDGCNHFQIYWRIMLPLAKPGLIALAIFVALWSWNDLMWPLIVNSTPDKMTLSAGLAYLTGEHTNMTNYPILMAGSVLAIWPMIIVFIFLQKHFVEGITLTGSK is encoded by the coding sequence ATGAGTGTCCGAACAGGACGTAATCGAGCAGCCAAAAACGTATTGATTCATCTTGTTTTGATCGCTGGCGCTCTGGTGATGGTCGCGCCGTTTGTCTGGATGGTGCTCACCTCGCTGAAAACGCTGGGCGAGTCGACGCAGGTGCCGCCTGTCATCTGGCCGACGGCGCTGCAATGGGAGAACTACACGCATATTTTCGAGATGCTGCCTTTTTACGATTTTTACTGGAATACGATCTTGACTACCGTGGTGAAAGTCGTCGGGCAAGTGTTCTTGTGTTCGCTTGCGGCGTACGCGTTCGCCCGCATCGAGTTTCCGGGGAGAAACGCCTTGTTCATCGTGTTTTTGTCCGTCTTGATGGTGCCGGGGCAAGTGTTTTTGCTCCCGCAGTTTCTCATCATGAAGGAGCTGGGCTGGCTGAATACGCTCACGGCGTTGATTGTGCCGGGACTGTTCAGCGCATTCGGAACGTTTCTGTTGCGCCAGTTTTTCATGTCCTTGCCAAAAGAGCTGGAGGAAGCGGCGAAGCTGGACGGCTGCAACCACTTCCAGATTTACTGGCGGATCATGCTGCCGCTGGCCAAGCCCGGGCTGATCGCACTGGCGATTTTCGTCGCCCTCTGGTCCTGGAACGACCTGATGTGGCCGCTGATCGTCAACAGTACGCCGGATAAAATGACCTTGTCCGCAGGATTGGCTTATCTGACCGGAGAACATACGAACATGACGAACTATCCGATTTTGATGGCCGGCTCCGTTCTTGCCATTTGGCCGATGATTATTGTCTTTATTTTCTTGCAAAAGCATTTTGTCGAGGGAATTACCCTAACCGGGTCCAAATAG
- a CDS encoding DUF3267 domain-containing protein, whose amino-acid sequence MEPNYVKKQVILQPLKANLLACVCFLLFVPAALFAFLYQTTLAFTLSFGDFFLFFLAVAVGVIVHELLHGVGFLLSRQVSVADIRFGVVWRKLVLYACCLKPISIGSYRFAVLLPNLLLGVLPLFLAYFFHSIFWYLWSIAMLLGGFGDLYILWTLRAFPKQTKIADSPDSIGYVAYVPDPKQL is encoded by the coding sequence TTGGAACCCAACTACGTGAAAAAGCAGGTGATCTTGCAGCCGTTAAAAGCCAATTTGCTTGCCTGCGTGTGCTTCCTGCTGTTCGTTCCGGCAGCTTTGTTCGCGTTTCTTTATCAGACGACACTCGCCTTTACGCTCTCGTTTGGCGACTTCTTCCTGTTTTTTCTCGCGGTCGCAGTTGGCGTAATCGTCCATGAACTACTGCACGGAGTCGGCTTCCTGCTCAGCCGCCAGGTGTCTGTCGCAGATATTCGCTTTGGCGTGGTGTGGCGCAAGCTCGTTTTGTACGCTTGCTGCCTGAAGCCGATCTCCATCGGCAGCTATCGGTTTGCCGTCCTGCTTCCGAACTTGCTGCTCGGCGTGCTGCCGCTTTTCCTGGCGTACTTCTTCCATTCGATCTTTTGGTACTTATGGAGCATCGCGATGCTGCTCGGCGGGTTTGGCGACCTGTACATCCTGTGGACGCTTCGCGCTTTTCCCAAGCAAACGAAAATTGCCGACTCGCCAGACAGCATCGGTTATGTTGCCTATGTTCCGGACCCGAAACAGTTGTAA
- a CDS encoding FAD-dependent monooxygenase, with translation MGRRAIIAGAGVSGLAAAIALKQAGWQVMLYEQAKEQKAIGAGIVLAANAMKALDKLGAGARVRELGSPVREAKIRDWRGNVLVEMAFEQQAKRCGADSYLIHRADLQQAMLAKVAAHDLVLDKKLVSFAQEKGGVQAAFADGTTAEADVLIGADGIHSRVRKQLFGEGKMCYSGYTAIRGIARYEDQRYPVETHGGFEAWGRGARFGFSHIGGNRIFWFAAVNAPEGEQDSPIARKLAAMRRFEGWYEPVQAVIAATPEEAILRHDIYDRRPLKQWGAGLVTLIGDAAHPMLPNLGQGAGQGLEDALVLARCLAKAGGAADFSTALREYEGLRKKRVHAIVRSSRLIGYVTQWENPLAVAFRSLLLKTIPADVQSRRLDWIIGHEV, from the coding sequence ATGGGCAGAAGGGCTATAATCGCCGGAGCCGGGGTGAGCGGGCTGGCGGCTGCCATCGCATTGAAGCAGGCGGGCTGGCAGGTGATGTTGTACGAGCAGGCCAAGGAGCAAAAAGCCATCGGCGCTGGCATCGTGCTCGCAGCCAATGCGATGAAAGCACTGGATAAGCTCGGGGCGGGGGCGCGCGTTCGCGAGCTTGGTTCCCCTGTTCGCGAGGCGAAAATACGCGACTGGCGAGGAAACGTGCTGGTCGAGATGGCTTTTGAGCAGCAAGCAAAGCGCTGCGGGGCGGACAGCTACTTGATCCACCGCGCTGATTTGCAGCAGGCCATGCTTGCGAAAGTGGCGGCGCACGATCTCGTTCTGGACAAAAAGCTCGTTTCCTTTGCGCAGGAAAAGGGCGGCGTGCAGGCGGCTTTTGCGGATGGCACGACAGCGGAAGCAGACGTCCTGATTGGCGCGGACGGCATCCATTCGCGCGTTCGCAAGCAGCTTTTTGGCGAGGGGAAAATGTGCTACTCCGGCTACACGGCGATTCGCGGCATAGCCCGCTACGAAGACCAGCGCTATCCGGTGGAAACGCACGGAGGGTTCGAAGCGTGGGGGAGAGGAGCCCGGTTTGGCTTTTCGCACATCGGCGGCAACCGAATTTTCTGGTTTGCGGCGGTCAACGCGCCAGAGGGCGAACAAGATTCGCCGATCGCCCGAAAGCTCGCGGCTATGCGCAGGTTCGAAGGCTGGTACGAGCCTGTGCAGGCTGTCATTGCGGCTACGCCAGAGGAAGCGATTTTGCGCCATGACATATACGACCGCCGTCCGCTGAAGCAGTGGGGAGCAGGGCTTGTAACGCTGATCGGAGACGCTGCGCATCCTATGCTGCCGAATCTGGGCCAGGGAGCAGGCCAGGGGCTGGAGGATGCGCTCGTGCTGGCGCGCTGCCTGGCAAAAGCGGGAGGCGCCGCTGATTTTTCCACAGCTTTGCGCGAATACGAAGGGCTGCGAAAAAAACGGGTGCATGCCATCGTGCGCAGCTCGCGGCTGATCGGCTATGTGACGCAATGGGAAAATCCGCTGGCGGTCGCCTTTCGCAGCCTGCTGTTGAAAACGATACCTGCCGACGTGCAGAGCAGGCGGCTGGACTGGATTATCGGGCACGAGGTATAG
- a CDS encoding ATP-binding protein, which produces MQHPVKENPAYERLTSQLSQVREQFGVLYLYLLQINPDGSGGKVMVAAHPPDSGIQFQIGDPCYVNAEQIAKIRAGETYYSDIIRDPHYGVYMSAGAPLLGKDGRLAGIVGVDTDMAMVEGIGKDVVRNSVPVFVFHGLFVVVLIVLILGLSRWYQREIRVAVGETEEHYQDELRSVISSIRSIRHDFVNHMQVLYGLIECGYFDKARDYIQSLLKETKLLDLTVRIANPALMVLFHTKWEQAKSKQIVMQFAECPDPFEGIPSIDLVKIMSNLIDNAIDAAEMADGEKRIRIACRREDKQYVFEVENTGAEISPEQRAHIFTVGYTTKPATRSNARGAGLPIVQAVVSKHNGSIEIVSEHGMTRFTVILPAK; this is translated from the coding sequence TTGCAGCATCCCGTAAAGGAAAATCCGGCGTACGAGCGGCTCACCTCCCAGCTCAGCCAGGTGCGGGAGCAGTTCGGGGTCCTGTACTTGTACTTGCTGCAAATCAATCCGGATGGAAGCGGCGGCAAAGTCATGGTCGCCGCCCATCCGCCCGATTCCGGCATCCAGTTTCAGATTGGCGACCCCTGTTATGTGAATGCGGAGCAGATTGCCAAAATTCGCGCGGGGGAGACGTATTATTCGGACATCATTCGCGATCCCCACTACGGCGTCTACATGTCGGCAGGGGCACCGCTTCTGGGCAAGGACGGCCGGCTCGCCGGCATCGTCGGCGTCGATACCGACATGGCGATGGTCGAGGGCATAGGCAAGGACGTCGTGCGCAACAGCGTGCCCGTCTTCGTGTTTCACGGACTGTTTGTGGTCGTGCTGATCGTTTTGATTCTGGGCCTTTCGCGTTGGTACCAGCGGGAAATTCGCGTGGCGGTGGGAGAGACGGAGGAGCATTACCAGGACGAGCTGCGCTCTGTCATCAGCTCCATACGCTCGATTCGACATGATTTCGTCAACCATATGCAAGTGTTGTACGGACTGATTGAATGCGGCTATTTCGACAAGGCGCGCGATTACATCCAGTCGCTGTTGAAGGAGACGAAGTTGCTCGATCTGACGGTGCGGATCGCCAATCCGGCGTTGATGGTTTTGTTCCATACAAAATGGGAGCAGGCCAAATCGAAGCAGATCGTCATGCAGTTCGCCGAGTGCCCGGATCCGTTTGAGGGCATTCCGTCTATTGACCTGGTGAAAATTATGTCCAATCTGATCGACAACGCGATAGATGCCGCAGAGATGGCGGATGGGGAAAAGCGGATTCGGATCGCCTGCCGCCGGGAGGACAAGCAGTACGTCTTCGAGGTGGAGAACACGGGCGCGGAGATTTCGCCCGAGCAGCGTGCGCACATTTTCACGGTAGGCTATACGACCAAGCCGGCAACGCGCTCAAACGCGCGGGGAGCGGGATTGCCGATCGTCCAGGCGGTGGTCAGCAAACATAACGGGAGCATCGAGATCGTCTCGGAGCATGGAATGACGCGGTTCACGGTGATTTTGCCTGCAAAATAA
- the cysK gene encoding cysteine synthase A has protein sequence MSVYESITELIGNTPLVRLNRMVPEGAAEVWVKLEKFNPSGSVKDRAAYNLIAVAEQEGLIRPGDTIIEPTSGNTGIGLAMNAAAKGYRAILVMPDNMSKERINILKAYGAEVVLTPSEQRMPGAIAKAKELQQEIPRSFIPQQFENKANPDIHRVTTAREILAQTNGQLDAFVATAGTGGTITGTGEALREQLPELYIAVVEPKGSPVLSGGKPGPHKLVGTSPGFIPRILNTGIYDEIIQIADEDALDSMRKLAALEGILVGPSSGASVFAAVAVAKRLGAGKRVVCIAPDTGERYLSMNLF, from the coding sequence ATGAGCGTCTACGAAAGTATTACGGAGCTGATCGGAAACACGCCTCTCGTTCGCCTGAACCGGATGGTCCCCGAAGGAGCGGCAGAAGTATGGGTGAAGCTGGAAAAATTCAACCCGTCGGGAAGCGTCAAAGACCGGGCTGCTTACAACCTGATTGCCGTAGCCGAGCAGGAGGGCCTGATCCGGCCAGGGGACACGATTATCGAGCCGACCAGCGGGAACACCGGGATCGGCTTGGCGATGAACGCCGCGGCCAAAGGGTACCGGGCGATATTGGTCATGCCGGACAACATGTCCAAAGAGCGGATCAACATCTTAAAAGCGTACGGGGCAGAGGTCGTGCTGACGCCAAGCGAGCAGCGGATGCCGGGAGCGATTGCCAAGGCCAAGGAGCTGCAGCAGGAGATTCCGCGCAGCTTCATCCCGCAACAGTTTGAAAACAAGGCGAATCCCGATATCCACCGGGTCACGACTGCCCGCGAAATTTTGGCGCAGACGAACGGACAGCTCGACGCTTTTGTCGCAACCGCTGGCACTGGCGGAACGATTACGGGGACAGGCGAAGCGTTGCGCGAGCAGCTTCCGGAGCTGTACATCGCCGTCGTCGAGCCAAAAGGCTCCCCGGTTTTGTCCGGCGGCAAGCCTGGACCGCACAAGCTGGTCGGCACCAGTCCGGGCTTTATTCCGCGCATTTTGAATACGGGCATCTACGACGAGATCATCCAGATCGCGGACGAGGACGCGCTGGACAGCATGCGCAAACTGGCGGCGCTGGAAGGGATTTTGGTAGGTCCGTCGTCTGGAGCATCGGTGTTTGCTGCGGTTGCTGTCGCGAAAAGGCTGGGAGCAGGCAAGCGGGTCGTCTGCATCGCGCCGGATACGGGCGAACGGTATTTGAGCATGAATCTTTTTTAA
- a CDS encoding Gfo/Idh/MocA family protein, which translates to MKLGIISVAHMHAYSYANAVGKLAGVQLVGVADEDEARGKAAAEKWGVPFYRDYRELLKTDIDAVIITSENAKHHEHTVAAAKAGKHILCEKPLATTLAAAEEMIDVCREQGVILQTAFPVRFHPAVVRAKQLVEQGKIGRIMAIRGTNRGQNPGGWFVDPAQSGGGAVIDHTVHVVDLMRWFMGAEVREVYAEVDSKFSATPIDDCGILTLEFENGVFATLDCSWSRNKTFPVWGDVTMEIIGTEGTISLDAFSQKLDVYSNDKGLKWVNWGDDMDSQLVSDFVASVREKKAPSVTGEDGMRAVEVALAAYQSAEQKQPVVIR; encoded by the coding sequence ATGAAACTGGGAATCATCAGTGTCGCACATATGCATGCGTACAGCTACGCGAATGCTGTCGGGAAGCTTGCGGGCGTACAATTGGTCGGGGTTGCCGACGAGGACGAAGCGCGCGGCAAGGCGGCGGCAGAGAAGTGGGGCGTACCGTTTTACCGCGATTATCGCGAGCTTTTGAAAACGGACATCGACGCGGTCATCATCACTTCGGAAAATGCGAAGCATCATGAGCATACCGTAGCAGCGGCGAAGGCAGGCAAGCATATCCTGTGCGAAAAGCCGCTCGCGACCACGCTGGCGGCGGCCGAGGAAATGATCGACGTGTGCCGCGAGCAAGGCGTCATTTTGCAGACGGCGTTCCCGGTCCGGTTCCATCCGGCGGTCGTGCGGGCCAAACAGCTCGTGGAGCAAGGCAAGATCGGCCGCATCATGGCGATCCGCGGGACGAACCGGGGGCAAAATCCGGGCGGCTGGTTCGTCGATCCGGCCCAATCCGGCGGCGGCGCAGTCATCGACCATACGGTGCACGTCGTCGATTTGATGCGCTGGTTCATGGGCGCAGAAGTGCGCGAGGTGTACGCGGAGGTAGACAGCAAGTTTTCCGCTACTCCGATTGACGACTGCGGCATTTTGACGCTCGAATTTGAAAACGGCGTGTTTGCCACGCTCGATTGCAGTTGGTCCCGCAACAAGACGTTTCCGGTCTGGGGCGACGTCACGATGGAGATTATCGGCACGGAAGGCACGATTTCGCTCGACGCCTTTTCGCAAAAGCTCGACGTGTACAGCAACGACAAAGGCTTGAAGTGGGTGAACTGGGGCGACGACATGGACAGCCAGTTGGTGAGCGACTTTGTCGCGAGCGTCCGGGAGAAAAAAGCGCCATCGGTAACGGGAGAGGACGGCATGCGGGCGGTGGAAGTCGCGCTTGCTGCCTACCAGTCGGCTGAGCAGAAGCAGCCGGTAGTCATACGCTAG